The sequence GCTTTGCGCAACCTGTGCCTGTGTCCACGATAGAGGATGTATTTAAAGTCGTAGACACAAACCAGGTTGATTATGGCGTCGTTCCGTTAGAGAATTCAACAGAAGGGGCGGTAACGACGACCCAAGATTGTTTAATTAGCACCCACGCCACCGTGACCGGCGAGGTTGAATTGCCAATCCATCATTGTTTATTGGGTCAATCTAAGCAACTACACACCATCAGTAAAGTATTAGCCCATCCTCAAGCCTTGGGTCAGTGTCGTACTTGGTTACGTAACAATTTACCAGGTGTCAAACTCGAGGCCGTTGATTCCAATGCGTTAGCGGCCAAAATGGCGCAAGAACATGCTGATGTAGCGGCAATTGCGTCTGAACAAGCCGCGTCACTGTATCAATTAAATATCCTTAAATCCCATATCGAAGATGCGCAAAATAACACTACCAAGTTTTGGGTGATTGGGCGGCATGCGCCAACACCCAGTGGTGAAGACAAAACCGCGTTGATTTTATCTCTAGCCAATGAAGCAGGGGCGTTATTGCGCATTTTAGACAGTTTTGCCAAACGTAACATTAGCATGACGAGAATTGTGTCGCGTCCAGCCAGTGATCAAAAATGGGATTATATGTTCTATATCGATATTACCGGTCATCAACAGGATCCTGCGGTGGCTGAAGCCTTGGCCGAAGTGCAGACGAATGCGCGTTTCTTTAAACTATTGGGTTCTTACCCAGTATCGCCTCTAAATTAATTGTAGGAGCCTTCAAGATTATGGCTATTGTTGACCAAGCCTTACCCCATGTTGCCAATATTAGTCCTTATATTCCTGGCAAACCGGTATCGGAACTACAGCGTGAGCTAGGTTTATCGCGTGTTACTAAACTGGCTTCTAATGAAAACCCATTAGGGGTGAGTCAGAGGGTTGAGCAGGCGGCACAGGCGGCGTTAAAAACCTTAGGGCGCTATCCAGATGGTAATGCCTATTATCTACGTTCAGCTATTGCCGAGTTTACTCAGCGTACTATGGCTGAGGTCATGGTAGGCAATGGTTCAAATGAGTTACTTGAGTTTGTTGGACGCGTGTTTGCCGGTCCGGGTGATGAAATTATCTTCTCGCAATATGCGTTTGCGGTGTATGGCATCACGGCGCAGATCGTTGGTGCGACGCCGGTACAGGTGCCCGCCAAGGATTATGGTCACGATTTAGCTGCGATGGCGGCAGCGATTACGCCAAAAACCAAAATTATTTATTTGGCAAACCCTAATAATCCGACAGGTAGCTTTTTTAATGCCCAAGCCTTGGATGCGTTTATGCAACAAGTTCCAGCCCATGTCGTGGTGGTCTATGACGAAGCTTATCTTGAATATGTTGAACGCGATGACGCGCCATCAGGCCTTGCTTTGCTGGACAACTACCCGAATGTGATTGTCACACGCACTTTTTCAAAAGCCTATGGTTTAGCAGCGCTACGGGTTGGTTATTTATTAGCACAGCCAGAGGTGGTGGGCTTGCTTAATCGAATTCGAGCTCCATTTAACGTTAACGAACTATCCCAAGTCTGTGCCGTGGCAGCATTAGGTGACCAAGACTTTGTATCGGCATCGGTGGCGCTAAATAAGCAAGAACGCTCTAAAGTGATCACTGCTTTAACTCAAATGGGTTATCAGCCATTGCCTTCTGAAGGTAACTTTGTCTGTGTCAATATGGGGCCTAATGCAGCCAGCATTAATCAACAATTGTTGCAACTAGGCGTTATTGTGCGTCCGGTCGCCAATTACGGCATGGCTGATTTTTTACGCATTTCTATTGGTACTGAAGCTGAAAATGCCCACTTGCTTTCGGCTTTGGCGCAGGTGAGTTAATTGCAACAGGTTCAACGTTTAGCGGTCATTGGAGTTGGGTTAATTGGCGGCTCGTTTGCACTCAAGCTTAAGCAGCTAGGTTTAGTAAACGAAGTAGTCGGCTGTGGCCGCAACAGCACTAATCTTAACAAAGCACTTGAGCTTGGCGTGATAGATATAGCTTATACTGATCCAACCCTGGCGGTAGCCGGAGCTGATTTAGTGGTGTTAGCGGTACCTTTGGGAAGTATTGCGCCGATTTATCAGCAAATTGCACCTTTTTTAGCGCCTGATGCGGTCGTAACCGATGTGGGCAGCGCGAAGGCAAGTGTTATTGCAGAAATAGCAGGCCTGCTAGGTGAATGTCCAGCGCAATTTGTGCCGGGCCACCCGATTGCAGGTCGCGAACAAAGTGGTGTCGAGGCCGCGGATAGCGAACTCTATCAACGTCATCGGGTGATTTTAACCCCACTCAGTCATACTAATGAAGCGGCTATAGCTTGGGTGCATGCTTTATGGCAAGCCGTTGGTGCGCAGGTGTCTAGTATGTCTGCCACTTATCATGACGAAGTTTTTGCTGCGACGAGTCATTTACCGCATTTATTAGCCTTTGCCCTTGTTGATATGCTCAATGAGCATCCTGAACTAGGTAATGTATTTCAGTACACCGCAGGTGGGTTTCGTGACTTTACCCGTATTGCGTCAAGTGATGCCAGCATGTGGCGCGATATTGCACTACAAAATCATAGCGCCATTCTCAAGTGGTTAGACGCTTACCAGGCTGAATTAGCAAAATTAGCCCAGTTATTGCAAACCCAAAACGGTGCTGCATTGCAGCAATTATTTGCGACGGCGAAAGCGGCTCGCGATGCGCATATAGTTAATCGCACCTCATAATATTTCTCAATTTAATTTTAAAAGTATAGATTAAGACTATGAAAAATTTACGTTTTATTGTTCAACCAGGCGGAAAATTAACCGGTCGCATTCGTGTGCCTGGCGATAAATCTATTTCTCACCGCAGTATTATGCTGGGTTCTCTGGCCGAAGGGGTTACTGAGGTCACGGGCTTTTTGGAAGGTGAAGACGCCTTGGCCACATTGAAAGCCTTTCAGGCAATGGGTGTTGAGATAACAGGTCCTACTAATGGCAAAGTGACCATTAAGGGTGTTGGTATGAAGGGGTTAAAACAACCTGTTGAGTCTTTGAATATGGGTAATTCCGGCACATCAATGCGGTTGTTGAGCGGTATTGTAGCCGGTCAGGAATTTAGTTGCACCCTGACGGGCGATGCCTCGCTAAGCAAGCGCCCAATGAAACGGGTTATTGATCCATTGAGCTTAATGGGCGCGAAGATTAGTAGTCAAGATAAGGGTTTACCCCCTTTAACAATTCAGGGTTCAAGCCAACTAAAAGCCATTGATTACACGCTTCCTATGGCAAGTGCCCAGGTTAAATCCTGCGTGCTACTGGCCGGTTTGTATGCTGAAGGTGAAACCCGAGTTGTTGAGCCCGCGCCCACACGTGATCATACCGAACGTATGCTGCGTGGTTTTGGCTACCAGGTTGAATCGACTAAGTTAGATGACCTCGCCACTGAAATTCGTTTAAGCGGCGGTGGTAAATTAACCGCAACACATATTGATGTACCATCTGATATTTCATCAGCGGCCTTTTTTATGGTGGCCGCATCGATTGCACCGGGTTCGGATTTGGTTATTGAACACGTAGGAATCAACCCCACTCGCACCGGTATTATCGATATCCTGAAGCTAATGGGTGCCGACATTCTGCTCGAAAACGAGCGAGAGGTCGGCGGCGAACCTGTAGCAGACATTCATGTTCGTGCCGCTCAACTTGAAGGTATTGTGATTCCTGAGCATTTGGTTCCATTAGCGATAGATGAATTCCCGGTGCTGTTTGTAGCTGCATCAGCAGCGCAAGGGCAAACTATCTTGACGGGAGCAGAGGAGCTGCGGGTCAAGGAATCCGATCGCATTCAAGTCATGGCAGATGCATTACAAGCCGTAGGGATTGATGCGCAACCAACTGAAGACGGCATGATTGTGAATGGTGGTAGCCAGCTAGCTCAGTCGGCTGCTATTATCAGTCACCATGACCACCGCATTTCAATGGCGATGACAGTAGCGGGCCTTAGAGCTGTAGCGCCGATAACGATTGATGATTGTGCAAACGTTAATACCTCATTTCCGGGCTTTGTAAAACTAGCTCAATCTGTTGGTTTAATGGTGGCGGCCGAGGAGGCGTAATGCTCAAGATCATTACTGTAGATGGACCCAGTGGCGTAGGTAAGGGGACTTTATGCCAACGTTTGTGCGACATAACTGGGTTTCATTTTTTGGATAGCGGTGCAATCTACCGAAGTCTGGCTTATGGTGTGATGGCTCAGCAACTCGATGCTGACAATGAATTAGCACTGAATGACATTATAGCCCTAGCGGCATCCTTGCCGGTTAACTTTAGGGCAGGCCAAATTTTTTATGAGCAACAAGACATTACCTTAGCAATCCGCAATGAAGATGTGGCTGCGATCGCATCAAAAGTAGCCGCTATTCCTGCGGTCCGCACGGCTTTATTACAGCGACAAAAAGCCTTTGCCCAAGCACCAGGCCTGGTTGCGGATGGCCGTGATATGGGCACGGTGGTATTCCCGCAAGCCGATTTAAAACTCTTTCTAACGGCATCGGCAAAAATACGTGCAGAAAGACGTGTTAATCAGTTGAAAAATCAAGGTGTTATTGCTAACATAGATCAGATAATTTCTGACATTGAGGCTCGAGATGAGCGTGATCGCAATCGTAGTGTTGCGCCACTCTTACCCGCTGAAGATGCTATTGTCATTGATACCAGCCTGTTAACTATCGAACAAGTGGTTGATAATGCAGTGAAAATTATGCAGGAACGCGCAGTACTTTAATAGGATTGATTGTTGGGGAATCAATCTAGTCTAACTGACCCGAGTAAACAAATTTGTCCCCAATTGATTGTTTAATCGGCTATGTAAATTAAAATTTTGGTAATCCACTAATGAGCGAAACTTTTGCACAATTATTTGAAGAATCCCTTCAACTTGACCGCTTCCAATCGGGTGCGTTAATTATTGGTACAGTTGTTGGCATCGATAAAGAAACCGTTATGGTTGATGCTGGCATGAAATCTGAATCAGCTATTCCAAGAAAACAATTTGAAGATGCGCAAGGCAATCTAGAAGTGGCAGTAGGCGACGAGGTTGAAGTTTGCTTAGAGTCACTAGAAGATGGCTTTGGTGAAACCCGTTTATCACGCGAAAAAGCTAAGCGTGCTAAAACTTGGGATCGCTTGGAAGCAGCTGTTGAGAAAAACGAAACCGTATTGGGTCTTATCACTGGCAAGGTCAAAGGTGGTCTTACAGTTGATGTTGAAGGTGTGCGTGGTTTCTTACCGGGTTCATTAGTGGATACACGTCCAATTCGTGATTTTGGCTTCCTTGAAGGCAAGGAAGTTGAGTTGAAGTTGGTTAAAATCGACCGTAAACGTAACAACGTGGTTGTTTCACGTCGTGCGGTTATTGAGCAAGAAAGCAGTGCAGAGCGTGAAGCGCTTCTTGCTAATATGGAAGAAGGTTCAGTACTTAAAGGTATCGTTAAGAACCTTACTGACTACGGCGCATTCATCGACTTGGGCGGCGTAGACGGTCTATTGCATATCACTGACATGGCATGGCGCCGTGTAAACCACCCATCTGAAATCGTTCAGGTTGGTGATGAAATCGAAGTTAAAGTATTAAAATTCGATAAAGAGCGTAATCGCGTATCGCTAGGCTTGAAGCAAATGGAAGAAGATCCATGGGCTGACATGGTTGCACGCTACCCAATCGGTTCTGAAACTGGTGGTAAAGTGGCTAACATCACTGACTACGGCGCATTTATTGAAATTGAAGACGGTATTGAAGGCCTAGTTCATACTTCAGAATTGGATTGGACTAACCGTAATATTCACCCATCAAAAGTGGTTCACTTGGGTCAGGAAGTACGCGTAAAAATCCTTGATGTTGATCAAGATCGTCGTCGTATCTCTTTAAGTATTAAGCAATGTACTGTTAATCCATGGGAAGGCTTTGCGGCGACCCACAATAAAGGTGACAAGATTTCTGGTAATATCAAATCTATCACTGATTTCGGTATCTTTATCGGTCTAGACGGTGGTATTGATGGTTTGGTTCACTTGACTGACATTTCTTGGGCACAAAATGGTGAAGAAGCCATCCGTGACTTCAAAAAAGGTGATGAGCTAGAAACGATCATTCTATCTATCGACCCAGAAAGAGAGCGTATTTCATTAGGTCTTAAGCAGTTAGAGCAAGATCCCTTCTCACAGTATGTAGCGACTAATGGCAAGAACAGCATCGTGATCGGCACAGTTAAATCAGTTGATGAAAAAGGTGCTGTTATCGATTTAGCGGATGAAGTAGAAGGTTACCTTCGCGCATCTGAACTAAATGAAGATACGCGTGATGCATCAAGCGTTCTTAAAGTCGGTGAAAAAGTTGAAGCTAAAATCACCAACATTGATCGTAAGAGCCGCAGCTTGTCACTTTCTGTGAAAGCAAAAGATGCGCAAGAAGAAGCTGATGCGATTAAAGGTTATACCTCTAATCAAGAAACAGCGTCTAACACCTTAGGTGACTTGTTGAAAGGTCAGTTGTAATAGTCTGACATTGTTCGCGAATAAGCCAGCCCTTTTGGGCTGGTTTGTTTTTAAAAGCAGATTACTGCAATAATGAACTGTCCGGAATGTTTGTAACATGACCAAATCAGAATTAATAGAACTCATTTCCCGTAAACAAACGCAACTCAGTCACAATGATGTAGAATTAGCTGTTAACCATATAGTTGATGCGATGATTTCAGCCATGGCTACCGGTGATCGTATTGAAATTCGTGGCTTTGGCAGTTTTAGTTTGCATCACCGCCAAGCAAGACTGGGGCGAAACCCTAAAACCGGTGAAACGGTTGCGCTACCTGAAAAGCGAGTGCCACATTTCAAACCGGGGAAAGAATTGCGTGAAAGGGTAGATGAGTCTAAATTCCATGCTGATATACTTTGTTGATTAGGGAGCGCCATGAAACGTCTAGTAAGTTTAATTAGCTTCGCTTTTTTTTTGTTATTAGGCGTTATCTTGGCCTTACTTAATCCACAAGCTGTGATGTTTGATTACTTTTTTAAACAAGCATCACTTCCCTTATCAATACTCATGACCTTAAGTTTTTTAGTCGGTTTATTTGTGGCCGGTTTACTATTGAGCACACGTATGTGGTCAATGCAATGGCAGATAAGTAAGTCGACTAAAAAGCTCAAACTTCAAGAAGCTGAAATCCTCCAGCTTAAAAAGAATCTTAATCACCTTGAAGCTCAAGCTGAACTTCACCAGTCTACGGCAGCTAAATCGACTCAGGCCAACCCTTTGGTCTCGATTAATTAACCCTATCAAGAGTGCCACTTTATTATGACCTCAAAAACAGCTTCCCCTATTATTGTTGCGCTGGACTTTCCAACTACGCAAGCGGCTTATTCACTGGTTGACCAATTAGACCCGGCACAATGTCGTCTGAAAGTGGGTAAAGAGTTATTCGCACTGGGTGGTCCTGAGTTGGTCATAGCACTTCAACAACGTGGTTTTGATATTTTTGTTGATCTAAAGTATCACGATATTCCCACAACAGTTGCCAAAGCCTGTCGGGCACTCTGTGATATGGGGGTTTGGATGTTGAATGTTCATAGTTTAGGTGGGCCTAAAATGATCACTGCCGCGCGCGAGGCGATTATTGCATCGGGTCACCCAACCTGGCTTATTGCGGTGACCATTTTGACTAGTTTTGATGAACAGCAGCTTAATGCAGTAGGTTTATCGGGTTCGATTGCTGATAATGTAAATCGTCTTGCTAAATTAGCAGAATCAGCAGGCGCTCATGGGGTGGTTTGCTCAGCACTGGAAGCACCGATGCTCCGTCAGCAAATTAATAATAGTGACTTCCAATTAGTTACCCCCGGTATTCGCTTAAAAGACTCGGCCGCTGATGATCAACATCGCATTATGACACCTGAAGATGCTATGCAGGCGGGTGCCAACTATTTAGTTATCGGGCGTCCTATTACTCAGGCTAATGACCCACTAACCGTTTTAACTCAGATTAACCAACAACTTCAAATGGCATAACCTACTAAGCCTAATAATAAGGTGAAGCTTCGCTGGCTTTTATCTTGCAAAAGACACCTTATCCTTTTATAATTTCGCCTTTCAAGTTTTAATGCTTGAATTCCTTGCTTCACTCAAATTTATTTGGTTTGAGGAGGCTCTTTAGACCCATAAGGAGAGACCATGCGTCATTATGAAGTAGTATTTTTAGTTCATCCAGATCAAAGTGAACAAGTACCTGCAATGATTGAGCGTTACCGCGCGATCATTGAACAAGATGGTGGCAAAATTCACCGTCTAGAAGACTGGGGTCGTCGCCAGTTAGCCTACACCATTGAAAAAGCCCATAAAGCCCATTACATTCTAATGAATATTGAATGTACCCAAGCGGCTTTAGACGAGCTTGATAGTGCGTTCTACTATAACGATGCTGTATTACGCAATATGTTTATTAAGCGTAATGAAGCGGTTACTGAGCCTTCAGTAATGGCAGGTAGAAAAGAAGACCGCAATGAAGCGGTTAGCGCTTAATAATTAAGGAGTTGTAACATGGCTAGAAATTTTGGACGTAAAAAGTTTTGTCGCTTTTCAGCGGAAAACGTAAAAGAAATTGATTACAAAGATTTAGATACCTTGAAAGCGTATATTACTGAGACAGGTAAAATTGTACCAAGCCGTATTACTGGTACCAGTGCAAAATACCAGCGCCAGTTAGCGACCGCTATCAAGCGCGCACGTGTATTAGCATTATTGCCTTACACCGATCAGCATAAGTAAACGTTAGTCCCATGATTGCCTTAGCCAATTTCATCATGCGAGGACCGCTACAAGCCTATGGCGTAGCGACTATTGCAGCGATTTTGGCGATATTTTTTACGCCAATTGGCGTATTAGCAGGCATTGTAATTGCACTGATCACCTTGCGAGTAGGCAATGTTGAAGGTGCAAAAACTATGGCCGCTGCGGCTGTTGTGCATTTAGCGCTCACGTTCCTAATGAGTGGCAGTTATGCACCAGGCTTGGTTGTCATTATTCAGTTCATGCTCCCGGTTTGGATTATTGCGCTGGTATTGCGCAACACTAATTCGCTTGGACTAGCACTGCAAGCGACAGCCTTATTGGCTGGTGCCGGTCTAGTGTTGGCTCACCTATTAATAGGTGATTTAGCACAATGGTGGTTCAATCTATTCAACCAAGTAGCTTTGCCTTTGCTTGAAGATGCAGGTGTAAGCTATCCAGTGGAAACGATTGAGCAGATGACTAAGATGATCACAATGTTGCTCGCTATGTTTGCGGCTTTGTTGTGGTACGGGCAGGTACTCATTGCGCGCTGGTTACAAGCCGCCTTGTATTACCCAGGCCAGTTTCAAAAGGATTTCCACCGTTTGACACTGCCAAAGCCCGTGGCTTGGACTACTTTTGCTATTGCAACGGCCAGTTTGTTTATGAACGAATGGTCAGGCGGATTACTAGGCAATCTGTTTGGATTATTAACGATTATTTTAATGTTTCAGGGTATTGCAATTATTCACCATGCGGTGTCAGTTAAACAGGCATCGAAGGGTTGGTTAATTGCTATGTATATTTTATTGTTTGTGTTTCCACAAGCGGTTTTAGTTTTAGCAATCATCGGGATGGCGGATACATTTAGTGATTTTCGCAGCCGATGGGAGCCGAGTAATTAAAGGATTTCAGAATGAACGTTATTCTGCTAGAAAAAGTACAAAACTTAGGTGGTTTAGGTGAGCAAGTAACTGTTAAATCAGGTTATGCGCGTAATTTCTTAATTCCACAGGGCAAGGCCAAACCAGCTACCAAAGACAACGTTGCTGAATTTGAAGCACGTCGTGCTGAGTTAGAAAAACAAGCAACAGAAGCACTTGCTTCAGCGCAAGCCGTTTATGAAAAAATGAATGGTATGGTTGTAAAGGTTGAGGCCAGTGCGGGTGACGAAGGTAAGCTATTTGGTTCGGTAGGAACGCAAGACATTGCTGATGCTTTAAGTGCCGTAGGCTTTAGTGTTGAACGTCGTCAAGTTCGCTTACCACAAGGCCCAATGCGCACCACAGGCACGTTTGAAATTGACATTCAATTGCACACAGATGTTGTGGCTGCAATTAATGTTGAGATTTCAGCTGCCTAATTCTGCTGCCTAATGAGGTTTTAACCTTTGATAGGTTTTGCCTGATGAAAAAACCGAGCTTTGCTCGGTTTTTTTTTGCCAGGTCTTTATAATGGTGGTTTCAAATTAAGATGTTAAAAAATTACTCATGAAATCTACGCCTGCGAACGAACTCTTTAAAATACCACCTCACTCTGAAGAAGCAGAGCAGTCAGTATTGGGGGCATTAATGCTCTCAAGTGATATTTTTGACGATATTTTCGGTTTGATTAATGAGCAGGATTTCTATACTCAACAACATCAACGTATATTTAATGCTATTTATACCCTCGCTCACCGGAATACGGCAGTTGATTTAGTCACCCTTACCAGTCATTTAGAAGCACAGCATCAACTCACTGATTGCGGAGGTCGTGACTATTTAATCGACTTAGCCACCAATACGCCAGGGCCTAGTAACGCCATTTTTTATGCGCGAATCGTCAGAGAAAAATCGATCTTACGCCAACTTATTGCGACATCTAATCAAATTGCGAGTAGTTGCTACAATAGCCAGGGTGCGACTACCCGTGATATTTTGGATCAAGCTGAAGCCGCTATACTTGCGATTGCAGAACATGGTGCTGGCAAACAGCGCCAATATATGACCATTGATGATTTGCTTGGTAGCGCCATGATTCGATTGGACGAAATTTTTAATACCGATGGCAATATAACTGGCATTGCAACCCACTTAACTGCATTTGATGATATGACGGCAGGCTTGCAGCGCGGGGATTTATTAATTGTAGCGGGGCGTCCGTCAATGGGTAAAACGACCTTTTCGATGAACATTGCCGAAAATGTTGCCACAAAAACCAAAGAACCTGTCGCCGTATTCAGTTTGGAAATGCCAGGTGAACAGCTCGCGTTAAGAATGTTAAGTTCTATTGGGCGCATTGATTCAAAAAAAATGCGTACGGGTGATCTAGGACCTGAAGACTGGAGCAATCTTAATGCGGCGGTGGCTAAACTTTCATCAGCTGATATCTTTATTGATGATACACCCGCCTTATCGATTAATGAGCTGCGGGCTCGAGCTAGGCGCATTGATAAAGATGTACGCGAAAAACAACGACGTGACGCTATCGCAGCAGGCTTGCCTGACGATGCCATTAAGGTAAAAGGGCTAGGGTTGATCGTAATTGACTATTTGCAACTAATGCGGGGGTCAACTCAAACTGAT comes from Thiomicrospira aerophila AL3 and encodes:
- the pheA gene encoding prephenate dehydratase; this encodes MATEAEQLLQIRQQIDTIDEQIQQLITQRALCAKQVADIKTQGGRVEAVFYRPEREAQVLRAVKARNTSVLSDDDMARLFREIMSVCLALEQPLRVAYLGPEGSYTHAAVLKQFGSFAQPVPVSTIEDVFKVVDTNQVDYGVVPLENSTEGAVTTTQDCLISTHATVTGEVELPIHHCLLGQSKQLHTISKVLAHPQALGQCRTWLRNNLPGVKLEAVDSNALAAKMAQEHADVAAIASEQAASLYQLNILKSHIEDAQNNTTKFWVIGRHAPTPSGEDKTALILSLANEAGALLRILDSFAKRNISMTRIVSRPASDQKWDYMFYIDITGHQQDPAVAEALAEVQTNARFFKLLGSYPVSPLN
- the hisC gene encoding histidinol-phosphate transaminase, translated to MAIVDQALPHVANISPYIPGKPVSELQRELGLSRVTKLASNENPLGVSQRVEQAAQAALKTLGRYPDGNAYYLRSAIAEFTQRTMAEVMVGNGSNELLEFVGRVFAGPGDEIIFSQYAFAVYGITAQIVGATPVQVPAKDYGHDLAAMAAAITPKTKIIYLANPNNPTGSFFNAQALDAFMQQVPAHVVVVYDEAYLEYVERDDAPSGLALLDNYPNVIVTRTFSKAYGLAALRVGYLLAQPEVVGLLNRIRAPFNVNELSQVCAVAALGDQDFVSASVALNKQERSKVITALTQMGYQPLPSEGNFVCVNMGPNAASINQQLLQLGVIVRPVANYGMADFLRISIGTEAENAHLLSALAQVS
- a CDS encoding prephenate dehydrogenase, encoding MQQVQRLAVIGVGLIGGSFALKLKQLGLVNEVVGCGRNSTNLNKALELGVIDIAYTDPTLAVAGADLVVLAVPLGSIAPIYQQIAPFLAPDAVVTDVGSAKASVIAEIAGLLGECPAQFVPGHPIAGREQSGVEAADSELYQRHRVILTPLSHTNEAAIAWVHALWQAVGAQVSSMSATYHDEVFAATSHLPHLLAFALVDMLNEHPELGNVFQYTAGGFRDFTRIASSDASMWRDIALQNHSAILKWLDAYQAELAKLAQLLQTQNGAALQQLFATAKAARDAHIVNRTS
- the aroA gene encoding 3-phosphoshikimate 1-carboxyvinyltransferase, whose translation is MKNLRFIVQPGGKLTGRIRVPGDKSISHRSIMLGSLAEGVTEVTGFLEGEDALATLKAFQAMGVEITGPTNGKVTIKGVGMKGLKQPVESLNMGNSGTSMRLLSGIVAGQEFSCTLTGDASLSKRPMKRVIDPLSLMGAKISSQDKGLPPLTIQGSSQLKAIDYTLPMASAQVKSCVLLAGLYAEGETRVVEPAPTRDHTERMLRGFGYQVESTKLDDLATEIRLSGGGKLTATHIDVPSDISSAAFFMVAASIAPGSDLVIEHVGINPTRTGIIDILKLMGADILLENEREVGGEPVADIHVRAAQLEGIVIPEHLVPLAIDEFPVLFVAASAAQGQTILTGAEELRVKESDRIQVMADALQAVGIDAQPTEDGMIVNGGSQLAQSAAIISHHDHRISMAMTVAGLRAVAPITIDDCANVNTSFPGFVKLAQSVGLMVAAEEA
- the cmk gene encoding (d)CMP kinase is translated as MLKIITVDGPSGVGKGTLCQRLCDITGFHFLDSGAIYRSLAYGVMAQQLDADNELALNDIIALAASLPVNFRAGQIFYEQQDITLAIRNEDVAAIASKVAAIPAVRTALLQRQKAFAQAPGLVADGRDMGTVVFPQADLKLFLTASAKIRAERRVNQLKNQGVIANIDQIISDIEARDERDRNRSVAPLLPAEDAIVIDTSLLTIEQVVDNAVKIMQERAVL
- the rpsA gene encoding 30S ribosomal protein S1, with the protein product MSETFAQLFEESLQLDRFQSGALIIGTVVGIDKETVMVDAGMKSESAIPRKQFEDAQGNLEVAVGDEVEVCLESLEDGFGETRLSREKAKRAKTWDRLEAAVEKNETVLGLITGKVKGGLTVDVEGVRGFLPGSLVDTRPIRDFGFLEGKEVELKLVKIDRKRNNVVVSRRAVIEQESSAEREALLANMEEGSVLKGIVKNLTDYGAFIDLGGVDGLLHITDMAWRRVNHPSEIVQVGDEIEVKVLKFDKERNRVSLGLKQMEEDPWADMVARYPIGSETGGKVANITDYGAFIEIEDGIEGLVHTSELDWTNRNIHPSKVVHLGQEVRVKILDVDQDRRRISLSIKQCTVNPWEGFAATHNKGDKISGNIKSITDFGIFIGLDGGIDGLVHLTDISWAQNGEEAIRDFKKGDELETIILSIDPERERISLGLKQLEQDPFSQYVATNGKNSIVIGTVKSVDEKGAVIDLADEVEGYLRASELNEDTRDASSVLKVGEKVEAKITNIDRKSRSLSLSVKAKDAQEEADAIKGYTSNQETASNTLGDLLKGQL
- a CDS encoding integration host factor subunit beta, translating into MTKSELIELISRKQTQLSHNDVELAVNHIVDAMISAMATGDRIEIRGFGSFSLHHRQARLGRNPKTGETVALPEKRVPHFKPGKELRERVDESKFHADILC
- a CDS encoding LapA family protein, whose product is MKRLVSLISFAFFLLLGVILALLNPQAVMFDYFFKQASLPLSILMTLSFLVGLFVAGLLLSTRMWSMQWQISKSTKKLKLQEAEILQLKKNLNHLEAQAELHQSTAAKSTQANPLVSIN
- the pyrF gene encoding orotidine-5'-phosphate decarboxylase; this encodes MTSKTASPIIVALDFPTTQAAYSLVDQLDPAQCRLKVGKELFALGGPELVIALQQRGFDIFVDLKYHDIPTTVAKACRALCDMGVWMLNVHSLGGPKMITAAREAIIASGHPTWLIAVTILTSFDEQQLNAVGLSGSIADNVNRLAKLAESAGAHGVVCSALEAPMLRQQINNSDFQLVTPGIRLKDSAADDQHRIMTPEDAMQAGANYLVIGRPITQANDPLTVLTQINQQLQMA
- the rpsF gene encoding 30S ribosomal protein S6, encoding MRHYEVVFLVHPDQSEQVPAMIERYRAIIEQDGGKIHRLEDWGRRQLAYTIEKAHKAHYILMNIECTQAALDELDSAFYYNDAVLRNMFIKRNEAVTEPSVMAGRKEDRNEAVSA
- the rpsR gene encoding 30S ribosomal protein S18; the encoded protein is MARNFGRKKFCRFSAENVKEIDYKDLDTLKAYITETGKIVPSRITGTSAKYQRQLATAIKRARVLALLPYTDQHK
- a CDS encoding DUF2232 domain-containing protein, whose translation is MIALANFIMRGPLQAYGVATIAAILAIFFTPIGVLAGIVIALITLRVGNVEGAKTMAAAAVVHLALTFLMSGSYAPGLVVIIQFMLPVWIIALVLRNTNSLGLALQATALLAGAGLVLAHLLIGDLAQWWFNLFNQVALPLLEDAGVSYPVETIEQMTKMITMLLAMFAALLWYGQVLIARWLQAALYYPGQFQKDFHRLTLPKPVAWTTFAIATASLFMNEWSGGLLGNLFGLLTIILMFQGIAIIHHAVSVKQASKGWLIAMYILLFVFPQAVLVLAIIGMADTFSDFRSRWEPSN
- the rplI gene encoding 50S ribosomal protein L9 — translated: MNVILLEKVQNLGGLGEQVTVKSGYARNFLIPQGKAKPATKDNVAEFEARRAELEKQATEALASAQAVYEKMNGMVVKVEASAGDEGKLFGSVGTQDIADALSAVGFSVERRQVRLPQGPMRTTGTFEIDIQLHTDVVAAINVEISAA